Proteins from one Neochlamydia sp. AcF84 genomic window:
- a CDS encoding host attachment protein: MPHTLTWIVVANSSKAKIYRLAKFPKIEELIVLNHPESRLQDQVLEGRKPGRNFQSGGTTRHAYEPETDPKEVEKEKFARSLGEYICAAHYKGEFTRLYLMANPAFLGLVRPHINSSTQKTIVAEVAKDLTDCPIPEIENHLVNI; encoded by the coding sequence ATGCCACATACTCTAACTTGGATCGTAGTTGCCAATAGCTCGAAAGCTAAGATTTATCGTTTAGCAAAATTTCCTAAAATTGAAGAACTTATAGTCCTCAATCATCCTGAAAGCCGCTTACAAGATCAGGTGTTAGAAGGGAGAAAACCTGGGCGTAACTTTCAAAGTGGAGGAACCACTCGTCATGCTTACGAACCTGAAACGGATCCTAAAGAGGTGGAAAAGGAGAAATTTGCTAGATCCTTAGGAGAGTATATCTGTGCTGCCCATTATAAAGGAGAATTTACAAGGCTTTATTTAATGGCTAATCCTGCGTTTTTAGGATTAGTGCGCCCTCATATAAATAGTAGCACGCAAAAAACTATAGTGGCTGAAGTAGCAAAAGATTTGACGGATTGTCCCATCCCTGAAATCGAAAATCATCTAGTTAATATATAA